A part of Homoserinibacter sp. YIM 151385 genomic DNA contains:
- a CDS encoding cation:proton antiporter regulatory subunit: MVDVRRVKLPGVGVLHTFVTQDGGKVGVITHRSGQSDLIAFSDADGDAEASKVSLRLDDDEAHTLAELLGGTRITESLSALDSLPGLSIDWFSVDYDDHIAGQPLGSMISRGLVGLTVVAVVRGESANPAPADDFKVFPGDTLVVAGSPEKVAKAFHFYRTGEMKAKAPADAPGGA; encoded by the coding sequence ATGGTCGATGTCCGCCGCGTGAAGCTGCCCGGCGTCGGCGTCCTGCACACCTTCGTGACGCAGGACGGCGGCAAGGTGGGCGTCATCACGCACCGCTCCGGCCAGAGCGACCTCATCGCCTTCTCGGACGCCGATGGCGACGCGGAGGCGAGCAAGGTCTCGCTCCGCCTCGACGACGACGAGGCGCACACGCTCGCGGAGCTGCTGGGCGGCACCCGGATCACCGAGTCCCTCAGCGCGCTCGACAGCCTCCCGGGCCTCTCCATCGACTGGTTCTCGGTCGACTACGACGACCACATCGCGGGTCAGCCGCTCGGCTCGATGATCAGCCGCGGGCTCGTGGGGCTCACGGTCGTGGCGGTCGTGCGCGGCGAGTCCGCGAACCCGGCGCCGGCCGACGACTTCAAGGTCTTCCCCGGCGACACGCTCGTCGTCGCCGGGAGCCCCGAGAAGGTCGCGAAGGCCTTCCACTTCTACCGGACCGGGGAGATGAAGGCGAAGGCGCCTGCGGACGCACCCGGCGGGGCGTAG
- a CDS encoding cation:proton antiporter: MEHVGQDLLVLGLLFVLAWGLGRLGKRIGLPAIPVYMLVGLLFSTESDFFPLELPSDNVELVATFGLIFLLFSLGLEFDQDEFFGNARALLISGGSRILINMTVGFAFGMWVGWGAREALIIAGMTAVSSSAIITKLLIELGRLANRETPTILGIAVVEDVFIALYLAIVSVVLSGETDPWPIVVQLTVSFLFLAIMFAAARWGGRLVSRIVQTKDDELFTVLFFGLAVAFGGIGELIGVSDAIGAFLIGLVLGASRFRARIEQLALPLRDLFGAFFFLNFGLVLDVSGFGEVIGPVLVAVVLTIVVNLAGGQLIAVLAKLTPAEGINVGAMLTNRGEFALILATLAAAAGLDPRLTPFAGLYVLIMAIAGPLIANNSDRVGRELVRRRRRRALATEPGRPDAGRDLDFALAEAAMRGDDMPVAVPGGIDDEELTDSLEGDVIDVEPGAETTGEGRRERDPEY; encoded by the coding sequence ATGGAGCACGTCGGCCAGGACCTCCTCGTCCTCGGCCTGCTCTTCGTGCTCGCCTGGGGGCTGGGGCGCCTGGGCAAGCGGATCGGCCTCCCCGCGATCCCCGTCTACATGCTCGTGGGGCTGCTGTTCTCGACCGAGAGCGACTTCTTCCCGCTCGAGCTGCCGAGCGACAACGTCGAGCTCGTCGCGACCTTCGGCCTGATCTTCCTGCTCTTCAGCCTGGGACTGGAGTTCGACCAGGACGAGTTCTTCGGCAACGCCCGCGCCCTGCTCATCTCGGGCGGCTCGCGCATCCTCATCAACATGACGGTCGGCTTCGCCTTCGGGATGTGGGTCGGCTGGGGTGCGCGGGAGGCGCTCATCATCGCGGGGATGACGGCCGTCTCCTCGAGCGCGATCATCACGAAGCTCCTCATCGAGCTGGGCCGGCTCGCGAACCGCGAGACGCCGACGATCCTCGGCATCGCGGTCGTCGAGGACGTCTTCATCGCCCTCTACCTCGCGATCGTCTCGGTCGTGCTCAGCGGCGAGACCGACCCGTGGCCGATCGTCGTCCAGCTCACGGTCTCCTTCCTCTTCCTCGCGATTATGTTCGCGGCGGCGCGCTGGGGCGGGCGGCTGGTGTCGCGCATCGTGCAGACGAAGGACGACGAGCTCTTCACGGTGCTCTTCTTCGGCCTCGCGGTCGCGTTCGGCGGCATCGGCGAGCTCATCGGCGTCTCGGATGCGATCGGCGCCTTCCTCATCGGGCTCGTCCTCGGCGCGAGCCGGTTCCGGGCGCGGATCGAGCAGCTCGCGCTGCCGCTGCGCGACCTCTTCGGCGCCTTCTTCTTCCTCAACTTCGGCCTCGTGCTCGACGTCTCCGGCTTCGGCGAGGTGATCGGCCCGGTGCTCGTCGCGGTCGTCCTCACGATCGTCGTGAACCTCGCGGGCGGGCAGCTCATCGCGGTGCTCGCGAAGCTGACGCCCGCCGAGGGCATCAACGTGGGCGCCATGCTCACGAACCGCGGCGAGTTCGCGCTCATCCTCGCGACCCTCGCCGCCGCGGCCGGCCTCGATCCGCGGCTCACGCCCTTCGCGGGGCTCTACGTGCTCATCATGGCGATCGCCGGCCCGCTCATCGCGAACAACTCCGACCGCGTCGGGCGCGAGCTCGTCCGACGCCGGCGGCGCCGCGCGCTCGCGACCGAGCCGGGACGCCCGGATGCGGGCCGCGACCTCGACTTCGCGCTCGCGGAGGCGGCGATGCGCGGCGACGACATGCCGGTCGCGGTGCCGGGCGGCATCGACGACGAGGAGCTGACCGACTCGCTCGAGGGCGACGTGATCGACGTCGAGCCGGGCGCGGAGACGACAGGGGAGGGGCGTCGTGAGCGCGACCCGGAGTACTGA
- a CDS encoding SURF1 family protein, with amino-acid sequence MSATRSTEREAGSPAQPGAAEHAQPPARRMTRREFLGIARRPRWIGALALVLAVAAAFAALAQWQVSRSVESANVEQRATEETVPLEDIATTGSQTTGQQEGQLVEVRAAIAPGEETVLSGRIHEGGTGYWLVAHAVTDAGESLAVAAGWAATEAEAQRAAAALPTGPTTLSGRYLGTESPDTSELRSGERTALSVAELVNLWPEPGPVYGGYLVLDQAPEGLELIDAPPPEQQVVLNWLNVFYAAEWIIFAGFGFYLWYRLVKDEWEKEVEAASSPTATV; translated from the coding sequence GTGAGCGCGACCCGGAGTACTGAGCGGGAGGCCGGCTCGCCCGCGCAGCCCGGCGCGGCCGAGCACGCCCAGCCGCCGGCGCGCCGCATGACCCGGCGCGAGTTCCTGGGGATCGCGCGGCGGCCCCGCTGGATCGGCGCGCTCGCGCTCGTCCTCGCGGTCGCGGCCGCGTTCGCGGCGCTCGCCCAGTGGCAGGTCTCGCGGAGCGTCGAGTCGGCGAACGTCGAGCAGCGCGCGACGGAGGAGACGGTGCCGCTCGAGGACATCGCGACCACCGGATCCCAGACCACGGGTCAGCAGGAGGGGCAGCTCGTCGAGGTCCGCGCCGCCATCGCGCCGGGCGAGGAGACGGTGCTGAGCGGCCGCATCCACGAGGGCGGCACCGGGTACTGGCTCGTCGCGCACGCGGTCACGGATGCGGGGGAGTCGCTCGCGGTCGCGGCCGGCTGGGCGGCGACCGAGGCCGAGGCGCAGCGCGCCGCCGCCGCGCTGCCGACGGGACCCACGACCCTCTCGGGCCGCTATCTCGGCACCGAGTCGCCCGACACGAGCGAGCTCCGCAGCGGCGAGCGCACGGCGCTCTCGGTCGCCGAGCTCGTGAACCTGTGGCCGGAGCCCGGGCCCGTGTACGGCGGCTACCTCGTGCTCGATCAGGCGCCCGAGGGCCTCGAGCTCATCGACGCGCCGCCGCCCGAGCAGCAGGTCGTGCTCAACTGGCTCAACGTGTTCTATGCCGCGGAGTGGATCATCTTCGCCGGCTTCGGGTTCTACCTCTGGTACCGGCTCGTGAAGGACGAGTGGGAGAAGGAGGTCGAGGCGGCGTCGTCGCCGACCGCGACGGTCTGA
- the gdhA gene encoding NADP-specific glutamate dehydrogenase, with the protein MTITTPALDPALHPIFEASVRRNPHEPEFQQALHEVLDSIGPVVREHPEYLEAGIVERLVEPERQVMFRVPWVDDAGRVRVNRGYRVQFNSALGPYKGGLRFHPSVDLSIVKFLGFEQIFKNALTAQGIGGAKGGSDVDPHALSAREVERFCQSFMTELYRHLGEHTDVPAGDIGVGAREIGFLFGQYRRITNRHESGMFTGKGVEWGGANVRTQATGYGAVYFAQDMLAVDGRAVEGRTGIVSGSGNVATYVIEKLHQLGGRAITASDSSGYVVDERGIDVELLRQVKEVERRRISEYAERRPGSRFVPGGRVWEVPGQLAFPSATQNELAEADARALVAGGVEAVAEGANMPCAPGAVRVFHEAGVLFGPGKAANAGGVATSALEMSQNAARQRWSFEESEDRLRAIMLGIHQATLEASERYGRPGDYVLGANAAGFVRVADAMLAQGVI; encoded by the coding sequence ATGACCATCACCACCCCTGCCCTCGACCCCGCCCTCCACCCGATCTTCGAGGCCTCCGTCCGACGCAACCCGCACGAGCCGGAGTTCCAGCAGGCGCTCCACGAGGTCCTCGACTCCATCGGACCCGTCGTCCGCGAGCATCCCGAGTACCTCGAGGCGGGCATCGTCGAGCGGCTCGTCGAGCCGGAGCGCCAGGTCATGTTCCGGGTGCCGTGGGTCGACGACGCGGGGCGCGTGCGCGTGAACCGCGGGTACCGCGTCCAGTTCAACTCCGCCCTCGGCCCCTACAAGGGCGGGCTCCGCTTCCACCCGAGCGTCGACCTCTCCATCGTGAAGTTCCTCGGCTTCGAGCAGATCTTCAAGAACGCGCTCACCGCGCAGGGCATCGGGGGCGCGAAGGGCGGCAGCGACGTCGACCCGCACGCGCTCTCGGCCCGCGAGGTGGAGCGCTTCTGCCAGAGCTTCATGACCGAGCTCTACCGCCACCTCGGCGAGCACACGGACGTGCCGGCCGGCGACATCGGCGTCGGCGCCCGTGAGATCGGCTTCCTCTTCGGCCAGTACCGGCGCATCACGAACCGCCACGAGTCCGGCATGTTCACCGGCAAGGGCGTCGAGTGGGGCGGGGCGAACGTGCGCACCCAGGCGACCGGCTACGGCGCCGTCTACTTCGCGCAGGACATGCTCGCCGTCGACGGCCGCGCCGTCGAGGGCCGCACCGGCATCGTCTCGGGCTCCGGGAACGTGGCCACCTACGTCATCGAGAAGCTGCACCAGCTCGGCGGGCGTGCCATCACGGCATCCGACTCGTCCGGCTACGTCGTCGACGAGCGCGGGATCGACGTCGAGCTGCTCCGGCAGGTCAAGGAGGTCGAGCGGAGGCGCATCTCCGAGTACGCCGAGCGCCGCCCCGGCTCGCGCTTCGTGCCGGGCGGGCGCGTCTGGGAGGTCCCCGGCCAGCTCGCCTTCCCCAGCGCCACCCAGAACGAGCTCGCGGAGGCGGACGCCCGCGCGCTCGTCGCCGGCGGCGTCGAGGCGGTCGCCGAGGGCGCCAACATGCCGTGCGCACCGGGCGCCGTCCGGGTGTTCCACGAGGCGGGCGTGCTCTTCGGCCCCGGCAAGGCGGCGAACGCCGGCGGCGTCGCGACCTCCGCGCTCGAGATGAGCCAGAACGCCGCGCGGCAGCGCTGGTCGTTCGAGGAGAGCGAGGACCGGCTGCGGGCCATCATGCTCGGCATCCACCAGGCGACCCTGGAGGCCTCAGAGCGCTACGGCCGCCCCGGCGACTACGTGCTCGGTGCGAACGCGGCCGGCTTCGTGCGCGTCGCCGACGCGATGCTCGCGCAGGGCGTCATCTGA
- a CDS encoding DUF3817 domain-containing protein, whose amino-acid sequence MPFGPRPTDIPRIRTALRVYKVSSIITGSFLLLLVVMMVLRYGFNVDIELGGPFGLLALTPKEAITGVNLSLVILTVHGWLYVLYLGCDFVLWRLVRFSFGRFLFIALGGIIPLLSFFLERRVPRQVEDRIAAVEAADAPYAPEVEASA is encoded by the coding sequence ATGCCCTTCGGCCCCCGGCCCACCGACATCCCCCGCATCCGGACCGCGCTGCGCGTCTACAAGGTCTCGTCGATCATCACCGGCAGCTTCCTCCTGCTGCTCGTCGTCATGATGGTGCTGCGCTACGGCTTCAACGTCGACATCGAGCTCGGCGGCCCCTTCGGGCTCCTCGCGCTCACGCCGAAGGAGGCGATCACGGGCGTCAACCTCTCGCTCGTGATCCTCACGGTGCACGGCTGGCTCTACGTCCTCTACCTCGGCTGCGACTTCGTGCTCTGGCGCCTCGTCCGCTTCTCCTTCGGGCGCTTCCTCTTCATCGCCCTCGGCGGGATCATCCCGCTGCTCTCCTTCTTCCTCGAGCGCCGCGTCCCGCGGCAGGTCGAGGACCGCATCGCGGCCGTGGAGGCCGCGGACGCCCCGTACGCCCCCGAAGTGGAAGCGAGCGCATGA